The Verrucomicrobiota bacterium genome has a segment encoding these proteins:
- a CDS encoding ATP-dependent RecD-like DNA helicase — MSETKTIEGTVVKVVFVNEENGYTVARLETERGRDPVTIVGNLAALTEGELLRCHGEWVTDRRFGRQFAVERVEPLMPSTTQGIERYLSSGLIPGIGEVFAARIVAQFGTDTLDVISRTPDRLLEIEGLGKKKLAAIKSAWAEQHGIREMLVFLQSYGVSTTFAIRIWKHYGTDSLAHVKRNPYQLALDIT; from the coding sequence ATGAGTGAGACAAAGACCATCGAGGGGACGGTCGTCAAGGTCGTCTTCGTCAACGAGGAAAACGGCTACACGGTCGCGCGGCTGGAAACGGAGCGCGGACGCGACCCGGTGACCATTGTCGGCAACCTGGCCGCGCTGACCGAGGGCGAACTGCTGCGCTGCCACGGCGAGTGGGTCACCGACCGCCGCTTCGGGCGCCAGTTTGCCGTCGAGCGCGTCGAGCCGCTCATGCCCTCGACGACGCAGGGCATCGAGCGCTACCTCAGCTCCGGCCTCATCCCCGGCATCGGCGAGGTGTTCGCCGCGCGCATTGTGGCGCAGTTCGGCACCGACACGCTCGACGTCATCTCACGCACGCCCGACCGCCTGCTGGAGATTGAAGGCCTCGGCAAGAAGAAGCTCGCCGCGATCAAGAGCGCCTGGGCCGAGCAGCACGGCATCCGCGAGATGCTCGTGTTCCTCCAGAGCTACGGCGTCTCGACCACGTTCGCCATCCGCATCTGGAAGCACTACGGCACCGACTCGCTCGCCCACGTGAAGCGCAACCCGTACCAGCTCGCGCTCGACATCAC
- a CDS encoding M60 family metallopeptidase has product MRPCSVFGLVLCAALLVAAGARAAEPNVAEDIAFLLDGVKEIGAPGVPGPLCVFGDDAFVLVVGGGPGEVTVPVVAAASHGDARLVAFGHDGYLMSGALMTADTGRLMANAVRWAAGGQKKAFKVATHSLAELRAALAERGFAVDELESEDWYKDLSAYDVVCFNAVWLKSEDEVKALRAFAAKGGGLVAGGLGWGWCCLNPGKSLQAEFLGNALYGPAGIVWADGTLDRTSPQGFAAGDAPSELTHAARALDALVAQEAGTVKLSADELAQVSWLVTNAVRVLPADDTALLPRIQKIAGASRAEALPSPDKPLGNDHPLGRLVLTMKLDAIRDVPPQEVEASPAAAAFPGAVPEDAKRVTKTVDVNTAVPGWHSTGLYAAPGELIKVTVPEGAAGKGLMVRIGAHADSIWHQNEWRRCPEICRQFPIEAASTDAANAFGGLIYIEVPEACMLGEIAPTIAGAVEAPRYILGKTDPEQWRETIRHSPGPWTELETNKVVITVPSVYVRTLDDPGELMAFWDQVMDACADLAARPRERERPERYVADTQISAGYMHSGYPIMTHLDIAPVMVSKEAILANEHGGIWGLFHEMGHNHQSGDWTFDGTGEVTVNLFTLYVYETVCNRTTQQHPSLNGEERAKKLAKYFDDGAKFGDWMSDPFLALIMYVQLKEAFGWEAFKKVFADYRDLPDVERPKADDEKRDQWMVRFSREVGKDLGPFFEAWGVPVSAEARALIADLPDWMPEDFPPQGPEGH; this is encoded by the coding sequence ATGAGACCATGCAGTGTATTCGGCCTTGTGCTGTGTGCGGCGCTGCTCGTGGCGGCCGGTGCCCGGGCCGCGGAGCCAAACGTCGCCGAGGACATCGCGTTTCTGCTCGACGGCGTGAAGGAGATCGGCGCACCGGGCGTGCCCGGGCCCCTGTGCGTGTTCGGCGACGATGCGTTCGTGCTCGTCGTGGGTGGCGGGCCGGGCGAGGTTACGGTGCCCGTCGTGGCCGCCGCGTCGCATGGGGACGCACGGCTTGTGGCGTTCGGTCACGACGGCTACCTCATGTCGGGCGCTCTGATGACGGCCGACACGGGCCGGCTCATGGCGAACGCGGTCCGCTGGGCGGCCGGCGGGCAGAAGAAGGCGTTCAAGGTCGCCACGCACAGCTTGGCCGAGCTTCGCGCCGCTCTGGCCGAGCGAGGATTCGCGGTAGACGAGCTCGAGAGCGAGGACTGGTACAAGGACCTCTCGGCATACGACGTCGTGTGTTTCAATGCCGTCTGGCTCAAGAGCGAGGACGAGGTGAAGGCGCTGCGCGCGTTTGCGGCCAAGGGCGGCGGGCTCGTCGCCGGCGGGCTCGGCTGGGGGTGGTGCTGCCTCAACCCGGGCAAGAGCTTGCAGGCCGAGTTCCTCGGCAACGCGCTCTACGGACCGGCGGGCATCGTGTGGGCCGACGGCACGCTCGACCGCACGTCGCCGCAAGGCTTTGCCGCCGGCGACGCACCATCAGAGCTGACGCACGCGGCACGCGCGCTCGACGCGCTCGTGGCCCAGGAGGCGGGCACGGTGAAGCTGAGCGCCGACGAGCTGGCCCAGGTCTCGTGGCTTGTGACCAACGCTGTGCGCGTGCTGCCGGCCGACGACACGGCGCTCTTGCCGCGCATCCAGAAGATTGCCGGCGCCTCCAGAGCCGAGGCCCTCCCCTCGCCCGACAAGCCGCTCGGCAACGATCATCCGCTCGGCCGCCTCGTGCTCACGATGAAGCTCGACGCGATCCGCGACGTGCCGCCGCAGGAGGTTGAGGCGAGCCCGGCGGCTGCGGCCTTCCCAGGCGCGGTGCCGGAGGACGCGAAGCGCGTGACCAAGACGGTTGACGTGAACACGGCGGTGCCCGGCTGGCACAGCACAGGCCTCTACGCGGCACCCGGCGAGCTCATCAAGGTCACCGTGCCGGAAGGCGCGGCCGGCAAGGGGCTGATGGTCCGCATCGGCGCGCACGCCGACAGCATCTGGCACCAGAACGAGTGGCGACGTTGCCCGGAGATCTGCCGCCAGTTCCCGATCGAAGCGGCGTCGACGGACGCGGCGAACGCATTCGGCGGTCTGATCTACATCGAGGTGCCCGAGGCGTGCATGCTGGGCGAGATCGCTCCGACGATCGCCGGAGCGGTCGAGGCGCCTCGCTACATCCTTGGCAAGACGGACCCAGAGCAATGGCGCGAGACGATTCGCCACTCCCCCGGCCCGTGGACCGAGCTGGAAACGAACAAGGTAGTCATCACCGTGCCGTCTGTGTACGTGCGCACGCTCGACGATCCCGGCGAGCTGATGGCGTTCTGGGACCAAGTGATGGACGCGTGCGCCGATCTCGCCGCTCGGCCGCGCGAGCGCGAGCGGCCCGAGCGCTACGTGGCCGACACGCAGATCAGCGCCGGCTACATGCACTCAGGCTACCCGATCATGACACATCTCGACATCGCCCCTGTGATGGTAAGTAAGGAGGCCATCCTGGCCAACGAGCACGGCGGGATCTGGGGTCTGTTCCATGAGATGGGGCACAACCATCAGTCAGGCGATTGGACATTCGACGGCACGGGCGAAGTAACCGTCAACCTGTTCACGCTCTACGTCTATGAGACCGTGTGCAACAGGACGACTCAGCAGCATCCCTCGCTCAATGGTGAGGAACGCGCAAAGAAACTGGCCAAGTACTTCGACGACGGCGCCAAGTTCGGCGACTGGATGAGCGATCCGTTTCTGGCGCTCATCATGTACGTGCAACTGAAGGAAGCGTTCGGGTGGGAGGCGTTCAAGAAGGTCTTCGCCGATTACCGCGATCTGCCGGACGTGGAACGCCCGAAGGCCGACGACGAGAAACGCGATCAATGGATGGTGCGCTTCTCGCGCGAGGTGGGCAAGGACCTCGGCCCGTTCTTTGAGGCGTGGGGCGTGCCCGTCTCGGCCGAAGCGCGCGCCTTGATCGCCGATCTGCCCGACTGGATGCCGGAGGACTTCCCGCCGCAAGGACCGGAAGGGCACTGA
- a CDS encoding anaerobic sulfatase maturase, with the protein MNDASTPRPFQLLIKPASADCNARCGYCFYLRVGRDMYTERRHRMPDAVLERVVASFMKLRLPISVFSWQGGEPTLMGLPFYERVVELQKRHGARGQVVGNALQTNGLTLDARWARFLAEYRFLVGLSLDGPRDVHEQYRGRSHHKVMRAARLLREHNVPFSVLCCVSKANAARGADMYRWFVEQGFDSLQFLPIVETDPATGALADYAVTGEEYGRFMCDVFDEWSKDGWGLVSVRLFEAMLAFAVGAQVQYCPLGERCDSYLVIEHNGDVYPCDFFVRPELKLGNIMEKDLPDFFNVERAKAFAAAKTSYADECAACEYLQMCYGGCQKDRLDGARSSLCDGYRMFFAHTTAQFAELAKRIRVQHAMGER; encoded by the coding sequence ATGAATGACGCGTCGACACCCAGACCATTCCAGCTTCTCATCAAGCCGGCGTCGGCCGACTGCAACGCGCGGTGCGGGTACTGCTTCTACCTTCGCGTCGGGCGCGACATGTACACCGAGCGCCGCCACCGGATGCCCGATGCCGTGCTCGAACGCGTCGTCGCCTCGTTCATGAAGCTGCGGCTCCCGATCTCGGTCTTCTCGTGGCAGGGCGGCGAGCCGACGCTGATGGGGTTGCCGTTCTACGAGCGCGTTGTCGAGCTGCAGAAGCGTCACGGCGCACGGGGTCAGGTGGTCGGCAACGCGCTGCAGACCAACGGGCTTACGCTGGACGCGCGGTGGGCGCGGTTCCTGGCCGAGTACCGCTTTCTTGTCGGGCTGAGCCTCGATGGGCCGCGCGACGTGCACGAGCAATACCGCGGCCGCAGCCACCACAAGGTCATGCGTGCCGCGCGCCTGCTGCGCGAGCACAACGTGCCGTTCAGCGTGCTCTGCTGTGTGAGCAAGGCCAACGCGGCGCGCGGCGCCGACATGTATCGCTGGTTCGTCGAGCAAGGCTTCGATTCGCTCCAGTTCCTCCCCATCGTCGAAACGGATCCCGCTACGGGCGCGTTGGCCGATTACGCGGTCACCGGAGAGGAGTACGGCCGTTTCATGTGCGACGTCTTCGACGAGTGGTCGAAAGACGGTTGGGGCCTGGTGTCCGTGCGGCTCTTCGAGGCGATGTTGGCCTTCGCCGTCGGCGCACAGGTCCAGTACTGCCCGCTGGGCGAGCGGTGCGATTCGTACCTCGTCATCGAGCACAACGGCGACGTCTACCCGTGCGACTTCTTCGTCCGGCCCGAGCTGAAGCTCGGCAACATCATGGAAAAGGATCTCCCGGACTTCTTCAACGTCGAGAGAGCCAAGGCATTCGCCGCCGCCAAAACCTCGTACGCCGATGAATGCGCCGCGTGTGAGTATCTCCAGATGTGTTACGGCGGCTGCCAGAAGGATCGGCTGGACGGCGCACGCTCGTCGCTGTGCGACGGGTACCGCATGTTCTTCGCGCATACGACGGCCCAGTTCGCCGAGTTGGCCAAGCGCATCCGAGTGCAGCACGCGATGGGAGAACGATAA